A single window of Candidatus Acidiferrales bacterium DNA harbors:
- a CDS encoding tetratricopeptide repeat protein codes for MRRQVRVLRFLVWLALPTFLLLTCTELSAQEVGNIIGQVRLAGGVLPSERVLITLQTRGMTINSAFCDNEGRFNFINLLPNAYHLIVNAEGYQPVHQVVVVSPTTSLTAHARIILTPLASSRPESPPAPAPGGNPFLVNPAEYSRKFPREAVKAFEVGMKADQQGKVDKAIRHYEEAIRLAPDFYPARNNLGVRYLGDRSFDEAEKQFTEVLKLNNNDAQAYFNLGNVYYLTKRYDDAKRALQEGLRREPNSALGHYLLGSVGVRTGELNTAERQLRMAIEFDPKMSKVRLELVNLYLQQQKRSDAIEELKSFTKLFPHDPLLPKVKEVLKKLESPAPPSQ; via the coding sequence ATGCGAAGGCAAGTGCGCGTTCTAAGGTTTCTCGTCTGGCTGGCGCTCCCCACATTTCTCCTGCTGACCTGCACTGAACTTTCTGCTCAGGAAGTGGGCAATATCATTGGTCAAGTTCGATTGGCCGGTGGCGTTTTGCCCTCCGAGCGAGTCCTGATTACCTTGCAAACGCGTGGAATGACCATCAACAGCGCCTTTTGTGACAACGAAGGCCGGTTTAATTTCATCAATTTGCTGCCCAATGCCTACCACCTCATTGTCAACGCGGAGGGATATCAGCCCGTCCACCAAGTCGTTGTGGTAAGTCCCACCACCAGTCTCACGGCCCACGCTCGTATTATTCTCACTCCGCTCGCAAGCTCGAGACCGGAGAGCCCCCCGGCACCCGCCCCCGGCGGGAATCCCTTTCTGGTTAATCCTGCTGAATACAGCCGGAAATTTCCGCGCGAAGCCGTCAAAGCGTTCGAAGTCGGCATGAAGGCGGACCAGCAGGGCAAAGTGGACAAGGCCATCCGCCACTACGAGGAAGCGATCCGTTTGGCCCCTGATTTCTATCCTGCTCGCAACAATCTCGGCGTCCGGTATCTGGGTGACAGGAGCTTTGATGAGGCGGAGAAGCAGTTCACCGAGGTCCTGAAGCTGAACAACAACGACGCCCAGGCCTACTTCAACCTCGGCAACGTTTACTACCTGACGAAGCGATACGACGACGCCAAGCGCGCGCTTCAGGAGGGGCTCAGGCGAGAGCCCAATTCCGCCCTCGGTCACTACCTGCTGGGTTCAGTCGGTGTGCGCACTGGAGAGCTCAACACCGCCGAGCGCCAGTTGCGAATGGCGATCGAATTCGATCCAAAGATGTCCAAGGTTCGCTTGGAGCTTGTCAACCTCTATCTGCAACAGCAGAAAAGAAGCGACGCGATCGAGGAGCTTAAGAGTTTCACGAAACTTTTTCCCCACGATCCCCTGCTCCCCAAAGTGAAGGAAGTGTTGAAAAAACTGGAAAGCCCGGCCCCACCCTCCCAGTAG